A stretch of Nitrospirota bacterium DNA encodes these proteins:
- the ftsE gene encoding cell division ATP-binding protein FtsE — MIQFRNVSKSYDNLTALRGVTLSVPKGEMAFVTGPSGSGKSTLLKLIYLAEKPDTGSIVINAIETAGIRESDIPYLRRNIGVVFQDFRLLMNKTIFDNIALALRIRLIPESEIKSLVHEVLKMVNLRHKANSYPAELSGGEQQRVVIARALVGEPLILLADEPTGNLDVDTASGIMRIFKEINTRGTTLLVATHNKELYRYTGKTVHRLDNGNLVEEAVG; from the coding sequence ATGATTCAGTTTCGTAATGTCTCAAAGTCTTATGACAACCTGACGGCATTAAGAGGCGTTACCCTTTCAGTGCCAAAAGGAGAGATGGCATTCGTAACAGGTCCAAGCGGCTCCGGGAAATCCACCCTCCTTAAGCTCATATACCTTGCAGAAAAGCCTGACACAGGAAGCATTGTGATAAACGCCATAGAGACAGCAGGCATCAGAGAGTCCGATATTCCCTACCTTAGAAGAAATATAGGAGTGGTGTTTCAGGACTTTAGACTGCTTATGAATAAAACCATATTCGACAACATAGCCCTTGCCCTGAGAATAAGACTAATCCCGGAATCCGAAATAAAGTCCCTTGTTCATGAGGTACTGAAGATGGTAAACCTGAGGCATAAGGCAAACTCATATCCTGCTGAGCTTTCAGGCGGAGAACAGCAAAGGGTAGTTATTGCGAGGGCTTTAGTTGGAGAGCCACTTATTCTTCTTGCAGACGAGCCCACAGGAAACCTTGATGTGGACACTGCATCGGGCATTATGAGAATCTTTAAGGAGATCAATACGAGGGGCACCACACTCCTCGTTGCAACACACAACAAGGAGCTTTATCGCTATACAGGAAAAACAGTCCACAGGCTTGACAATGGGAATCTCGTAGAAGAGGCAGTAGGATGA